From a single Phacochoerus africanus isolate WHEZ1 chromosome 11, ROS_Pafr_v1, whole genome shotgun sequence genomic region:
- the LOC125111135 gene encoding olfactory receptor 8B3-like, with translation MAPGNGSFVTDFILVGLTDHPALQLPLFLLFLVMYMATVLGNFGLITVIGLNSHLHTPMYFFLFNLSFIDLCYSSVFTPEMLTHFLSEKKIISYLGCMTQLFFFCFFGISECYVLTAMAYDRYVAICNPLLYNIAMSPKVCSSLMLACYLMAFSGAMAHTGCMLRLTFCDADTINHYFCDILPVLQLSCTSTYINEMVLFIVSCINIIVPSLTIFVSYGLILFNILRISSMESRSKAFSTCSSHIIAISLFFGSGTIMYLQPSSSGSMDKGKISSVFYTNVVPMMNPLIYSLRNKDVKFALRKTLRRRFRF, from the coding sequence ATGGCTCCTGGAAATGGTTCATTTGTGACTGACTTCATTCTGGTGGGCTTAACGGACCATCCAGCTCTCCAACTTCCTTTGTTCCTGCTGTTCCTAGTAATGTATATGGCCACTGTGCTGGGAAATTTTGGCTTGATCACAGTAATTGGGCTGAATTCCCACctgcacacccccatgtactttttcctcttcAACTTGTCCTTCATAGATCTCTGCTATTCTTCAGTGTTTACACCAGAAATGCTCACACATTTCTTATCAGAGAAGAAGATTATCTCTTACCTGGGGTGCATGACTcagctcttctttttctgtttttttggtatttctgaaTGCTATGTGCTGACTGCGATGGCGtatgatcgctatgtggccatctgtaaccCCCTGTTGTATAACATTGCCATGTCCCCTAAAGTGTGTTCCAGCCTTATGCTTGCTTGCTACTTGATGGCATTTTCTGGTGCCATGGCTCACACTGGATGCATGCTGAGACTGACCTTCTGTGATGCAGACACCATCAACCATTACTTCTGTGACATCCTCCCTGTGCTCCAGCTCTCCTGCACAAGTACCTACATCAATGAAATGGTACTCTTCATTGTGTCATGCATCAACATCATTGTGCCCAGTCTCACCATCTTTGTGTCTTATGGCCTCATCCTCTTCAACATCCTTCGCATCAGCTCCATGGAGAGCAGGTCCAAAGCCTTCAGCACCTGCAGTTCCCACATAATTgcaatttctctcttctttggatCGGGGACAATTATGTACCTCCAACCATCATCTTCTGGGTCTATGGATAAGGGGAAAATCTCTTCTGTCTTTTATACCAATGTGGTTCCCATGATGAATCCCTTAATCTACAGTTTGCGGAACAAAGATGTTAAATTTGCTCTGCGAAAAACCCTGAGGAGAAGATTCCGGTTTTGA